In Mercurialis annua linkage group LG5, ddMerAnnu1.2, whole genome shotgun sequence, a single genomic region encodes these proteins:
- the LOC126682631 gene encoding GDSL esterase/lipase APG-like — MGMFSRAIILILALVFSFLDGKNAQDLIFPALFTFGDSAMDIGNNNYLPTIFKANYLPYGRDFANHKPTGRFCNGKLVSDIAADTLGFKSYIPPYLSPAASGKNLLHGASFASAGSGYDDKAAVRSNALTLPQQLQYFKEYQSKLAKVAGANRSAFIIKEGLCLLSSGTADLLVNYYVNGRLNKAYTPDQYISFLIRGFSRFVKGLYALGARRLGVSALLPIGCTPAARDLFGSNEIGCVSRINNDALNFNKKINSTSAALKKQLPGLKIAVFDIFTSIHDLVKSPLHHGFVEARRGCCMTGTTHVATKPLLCNPKYAGTCSNASQYVFWDGTHPSEAVNHIIAESLLFQGFSLI; from the exons ATGGGCATGTTTTCTAGAGCAATAATCTTAATTTTAGCCTTAGTTTTTTCATTTCTAGATGGCAAAAATGCACAAGACCTCATTTTTCCAGCTTTATTTACATTTGGGGACTCAGCCATGGATATTGGCAACAATAATTATCTCCCCACTATTTTCAAGGCTAATTATCTTCCCTATGGGAGAGATTTCGCCAATCATAAACCTACTGGAAGATTTTGCAATGGAAAATTAGTCTCTGACATTGCAG CTGATACTTTAGGGTTTAAGAGCTATATACCGCCGTATCTTAGCCCGGCTGCTTCAGGAAAGAATCTGCTTCATGGAGCTAGCTTTGCATCGGCTGGATCTGGTTATGATGATAAAGCCGCCGTTCGAAGC AATGCTCTTACATTGCCTCAACAGTTGCAATACTTCAAAGAATACCAGAGTAAGCTAGCCAAGGTAGCTGGTGCCAACAGATCTGCATTCATAATCAAGGAAGGATTATGCCTGCTAAGTTCAGGCACTGCAGATTTGCTTGTGAACTATTACGTTAACGGCCGGTTAAACAAAGCTTATACTCCTGATCAGTATATTTCATTCCTTATCAGAGGATTCTCAAGATTTGTTAAG GGTTTATATGCATTGGGAGCAAGGAGACTAGGGGTTTCTGCACTCCTTCCAATTGGTTGTACTCCTGCAGCTCGGGATTTATTCGGTTCAAATGAGATCGGATGCGTCTCAAGGATCAACAACGATGCCCTCAACTTCAACAAGAAGATAAACTCAACTTCTGCAGCTCTCAAGAAACAACTTCCTGGTCTTAAAATTGCTGTTTTTGACATTTTCACTTCAATCCATGACCTTGTCAAATCCCCTTTACATCATG GGTTTGTGGAAGCAAGACGAGGGTGTTGTATGACGGGAACGACGCATGTAGCTACAAAGCCATTGTTGTGCAATCCAAAGTATGCAGGAACTTGCAGCAATGCATCACAGTATGTGTTTTGGGATGGTACTCATCCATCAGAAGCTGTTAATCATATTATTGCAGAGAGCCTTCTTTTTCAGGGATTTTCACTCATCTGA